The following are encoded in a window of Drosophila simulans strain w501 chromosome 3L, Prin_Dsim_3.1, whole genome shotgun sequence genomic DNA:
- the LOC6737631 gene encoding salivary glue protein Sgs-3, with amino-acid sequence MRFQLTIFLAIAAFVSTAWAASGPATPPATDPATPPATDPATPPATDPATDPATPTTPTTPTTPSASDSSTTAPTTVAPTTKKPSEKKKTVVHYKKKTHKPIRRRKIRRSHEGKRKNRSRRD; translated from the coding sequence ATGCGATTCCAGCTAACTATCTTCCTCGCCATCGCGGCTTTCGTTTCGACGGCCTGGGCAGCGTCTGGTCCTGCTACTCCTCCGGCTACTGATCCTGCCACTCCTCCGGCTACCGATCCTGCCACTCCTCCGGCTACTGATCCTGCCACTGAtcccgccacgcccactactCCAACTACTCCCACTACTCCCTCGGCATCTGATAGCAGCACCACCGCACCCACCACCGTGGCTCCCACCACCAAGAAACCAAGTGAGAAGAAGAAGACCGTTGTCCACTACAAGAAGAAGACCCACAAGCCGATCAGACGCCGCAAGATTCGCCGTTCACATGAAGGCAAGAGGAAGAACCGATCCCGCCGGGATTAA